The Hirundo rustica isolate bHirRus1 chromosome Z, bHirRus1.pri.v3, whole genome shotgun sequence genome contains the following window.
TCAAAGCAGccttgttaaaagaaaaaaggggctCAGCTATGAAATCACTTCCTTCTGTTTAAACTATTTTACTCAAGAAAAAACACAAGAgggcatgaaaaaaaaaaaatctgttctctgCTTTTGACTTGTTCCTAGGATTCAGCATCCCACCCGCTCTGTGGGATGACGCAGTGTGCCAGATCCCGACCGCTCCAGTCAGTGCGTCAAGCAGCCATAGCCCTCCCCACACAATCACCCTCTTGTCAGAGGCAGCTGGCACCCTCCCCGCACATGCTGACAGCATCACTGCCTAGAGGACTGCACCCCTTTGGGCCAGCTCTTCTCCTCTTGGAGCAAGGCAGCAAGGCACGAGGAGGGCAGGCTGTGTTAAGCAGCTAACAAACAAGAAGCTCTTGTGTTActccctccccctcctgccCACCAAACACAGCGAGAATGTGGACAGGCAAAAAGATGCTCTTctgcttgcagcagcagcacagctttgccTGGGAGTACAGCCAACAGGACAACTCCAAGCCACCCGTTTATGGAAGTTTAAAAGTCAAGTGAACAGTTCACTGCTGCCCAATTCACTGTGGGGTTACTTACGGCTGAGCAGCAGTTTAACAAAGATTCTAAGATGAGGAACAGTTTGCCTCCCTAGGCCAATGCTCACAGGTTTACCCAGAGCCTCAgtgctgttttccttccaaTCCCAGGGcaccctccctctcccccaaaaTGAATTGTCCTCTCATGATTAAAGCAGGCTGACACAAACCAGTTCCCTTCCCCAGTCAACTgtgggatgggagaggagggagagagatcTTCAGATCTGCTTTCTTTCCCATCTTCACTGCCTGCAAGAACTTGGCTTCTGCCTCAAATCAATGTATTGAGTAATGTATTATTACTCTGATCTGCAACATTAGGAAAGGCAGGGGCTCTTTTCCTCCATGTTTTTCAGGTTCACTGATATAGAAAAAGACAGATAACATGAGATAAATGTTCAGCAAATGGCTCCATCCAGTCTAAGACACTCAGCTTTTCTGCCCTTCCCAAAGCTCCAGGAGACAAACTTACAGCACTACCTTTTCAACAAGGCACTAGAGAAGTATGACGCTTGAAATTACATCCTCTGTCTAAGAAAATTTTAAGCCAGACTTACAAGTAGACTGCAAACAGTGACAGACCACCAGCACACCTACCTGATTAAGATAGTGACCACACTGTTTGCTTGAGAGATATCTGCTGATATCTGAGATGTGTGTTGCCTAGAAGCGCTTTGAAGTGACGCTTAGCTTTCCTTCTTTAGAACCACAAAACAATCCTCCCCTGGAGTGCAAATTCAGCAGTAGGGTTTGGTACTCCCCAGCTGATGGGAACTAATGGACATTTCTCATGTTGCACCTAGCAGTCTGGTAACACCTTGATACACAAATATTTAACTCCCCAAAAGTCTCTGGTTACTCAAAGCCTACTTCTTGACTTCAGTCtagtctttatttatttatttcttaaattaaaagaatttaCACAACAAACCCACAGCTGTTTCCCAACATCTTTATCTTGCAACTGTGCCTCAAAGGTGGTAAGCAGGTGAAAGCATTGCTGCTTCTTTACACTACAGGCCTATGACTCTAGCTCTCCTctaaaaaattacattgcttaggaaaaaaaaaaaaccaaactgaaccCAAACCCTTTGCAAAATAATACCAAGGTAGGAGCTGCAAAAATGATGAAGAGTGTCACAACCTACAAGtgcctttgtttcctttaaacAGATTTAATAAAATAGTAAGTTACTGTTTTCTATGAATGGGATTTTTTGCAGATTAGAAGAGATGCTTAAGTACAGTGTATGCAAAACACTGAATAAAGTGCAGCAGTAACAAGAAATAAGATCCTATTTGAATTTTGAAGAAAGCTTCAACATGTGCCACTTGCACAGTCCCGAAAAATCTCACCTTAATGAGGAATCAGAGGTTTTACAATGAGGAAACAGAGGTATTACTGAACTACATCTGCAGCTAAACTGAACTCACCTTCACTTTAGCTAATGCCCCTTAACCCCTGGAGCTGCTTCACTCTTTCTAGAACAACACCTGAAAATAACACACttataagggggaaaaaagggtcACTTTATGTTCCTTGTACACCACTACTGTTGTGGCCACAGCGGGTGGCCTGTATGTCCTCCCTCTGATCTCTTCTCACAGGAGAAGGAAGGACAATGTGATCACCACCTATCCTTCCTGCTGCATACACATACCTCTAGTACAATACATGCTTGGGATTAGCTGCCATTTGCTATTTATTCAATGACTGTTTATTCCTACAACTCCGCAGTGCATTGGTAGAAGCGCCTACTATTTTCCACCcactttttttcagttgttgtttttggggtcttttgcctttttattttttttttaaggtctttCACCTCATAGGAAATACTACACTGCTGTATGAACAATTATGTCTTCAGGAAGGAAAATAGAGAACTGTTTCCTAAAAGAGGACTGCAAAACccaatttttctttgtattcttaACCTTATCTTGCCTCCTGCCATGAAAATCAGGGAGATAGGAAGGGACAGATTTTTGAACCACCAGGAAATCAGGAGAGGTTTTACCAACCGCTACAGTCTCCCTTGCAAAACTCATGGAAGTTCTTTACATgaagggaagagcaggacaCAGAGGAACACATCTAACCAATGGCTTAACAGGTTAGTTAACCGCACAATCCATATTctggttaaaaagaaaatgactAGGTCAGAGTGCAACATGTAAATTCTTAACCTAACAAGTGAGTTGACACAGTGACTCACACCAAATCTCTGCAACCAATCTGCCATGTTTGTGATAGAAAGCACAAGCTGCATCATAAACCTGTGGGAACCATAATGTCAAGGAGCAAAATGGGGCTCAGAGTTTTGGGCTTTGTGGACTGCATAACAATTGCATTTATGGACTACTGGAGCAACCATCTGATGCAACACGGTACTGGGATACCTTAAAGACCCGTGTACTGTACTGGAAGACCTAGTAGGCGAGAACAAGTATTGGGACAATGAGAAAACCTGCACCAGCCTTGCTGCCTTCAGCTCACTATCATCTTCAGcaacaaagaaacagaacaaacacCAAAGAAGATCACCAGGGAATTGTACATTTAGGCTGTGCTTCTGCATAAGGGAACTGGGAGCCCCAGACAAAAACCCAAGTAGAACTATTCACAAAATGACAAGAACTTCCTGAATCTAAAGTGTGTTATATTATTTCCCCCATGCCAAGCTCTGAAGCTTAGGCACCTCCTGAACAATGTGCTGAAGCACACTGGTATCTCACATGCTACTTTCTTGTATTAGCAAATGGTCAGGTACTGATATGTGCCAAACACTATTGGACTGAGTACATGCAGTCCTGCTTAACACTCAATCTTTCTGTGAATAGCCTGTAGCCCCTCACTGCTCTCCACATACTGGAACATTACATGAATACACACAACACCTTTCAGGTGGCAAAAAGGAGACAACAGGTCCTTCCGTGGAATACTGAGCTTTCCCTGTACTATTTTAAGTTTGAAGCCATCTGGCATCTTCAAAGACAAAAGGACAAACACTGCATATAATAGGTTGCTACAAAAGGTTTTAAACGTGTTGCTGCAAAAACCCAACATATTACATCTGGATTTTCACCAGTTTCATGTTATAGGACTGAGTGACCATGTTACATCAACTTCTATAAATAAGGCTTATAGTCCCAGTGGTCATAGTAGTGAATTCTGATGTTGTTATTGTCTGCACCTCTTCTAGTGTCTTCCAGATTCTGCTGACCCCCAGGAGCTGACCTGAATGCATTACTGAAATCCCCCAGGATTACTGCCCCCCAGGAGCTGACCTGACATGCATTACTGAAATCACCTGATAAGAAACAGAGCAGGAAGAACAGGGTGGGCAAAGTTAGCACTTACCAAGTACAATGACCACAGTCTTCAGGAGGCTCATCATGGTGTCCCGATTCCTGCGGGGTCCAGAACTGTGTCTGGACATTCTCATAGTCCTTTGGCGAACATACCCAAAGATGTGGGCATATAGGACCACCATGACCACAAAAGTGACCAGGTTGAAAATAGCCCAGAAGACCAGGTAAGAGTCACTATAGAGCGGTGCCATGTTGGAGCAGTGAGTGATATCACAAATACAGTTCCATCCGACACTTGGTATGGCACCCATGACGATGGCCATAGTCCAGATAACGACAATTACAACGACCACTCGGCGGTTGCTCATCCGAGTATGTAGCTGCATTCGGAAAACTGTAATGTGCCGCTCAATAGCAATGGCCAACAAATTGGCTACAGAGGCTGTCAGACTGGTGTCAATGAGGCCCTGACGGAGAAGCCAGGTGCTTACAGTCAGTCTTCTAGTGTTGGGTCCTGTGTTGAACATTAAGTAAAAGTAGGCCAGCCCTGCAAAAAAGTCCGCAGCAGCTAAGTTGGCCATTAAGTAATAAATAGGAAAGTGGAATCTGCGATTGACATAAATAGCCACCATAACCAAGAGGTTGGCCAGCATTATGAAGATGCAGACGGTAATCCCCAGTCCCATTACAAGCTTGCTGACAGTGTTCCATTCAGTGGCTAGATATTTTCCACTTCGGTTATAAAAGAAGGCAATGGTTTCATTGTAGTAGCATTGTGGTTCACTCATGGCTGTGGActgaaagaagagggaaaaaaaaaaaaaagagagagaaaataaaaccagaatgaCATCAGAACTGAAAACATGTGATTGCCTTCATGGATGAGACATACACAAAgagtggggaggggacaggaaaGGAACACGATTcagaacaaatttatttttcagaccAAATGGCATTCCACAACGCACAAACAATTGCTCTGAGGAAACTAGTAACAGCAACCAGATTAGAAACAACCAGAAACAGTTTCATCTGCTCTGGGAGCCAGCATGATTTCTGATGTAGTTGTAAGTTGCATTGAAAATGAGCTTCTGGCCAAGCAGACCTGCTGAGAGATTCCGTTAAAGGGGAAGGCATGCAATTAATAATGAAGAAGAATTAACTCTGCTAGGCACCTTATTTATGTTATCAGTGCACAAAAATGTTGTGTTACTGTAGTGGAAGACTAGCTcttcaaagagaaggaaatgtgcATTACATTTCTGAGCAGGTtttaattaattccattttccatcatgggtattccttcttttccagtctTAAAATGTGGGAAGAACACCCTAAATTAAGATTGTCAGTATGCTCCAAGACTCTGAATTACCAGGGATGACATATGTCTGTAAAAAGTGCTTTTATAAACAATAAAGGAAGCATGACGTAGCATTTCTATGAGCACCAGCCACATTTCTAGAAATGATTTGAAATACACAATGCTTTTAAATATAACTCACCAGAACTGACTTAGTCCAATCTGAAACAGGAGTGAGCcaagaaataagaaaagtaaTATTTGGCTTAACTAGTGTAAAAAGCATCCAACCTTATTTCCTGCATTAAATATTGTCATGGCTATGTCAGAGAACACatgattaattttctttgcagagtACTCCACAGAGGACAGCTAGGGGGGCAACAAACGAGCCCATATTCACCCAGAATGTAGAAGTTTTGGATAAAATTATTAGCTTATAAGAAAATGACTAATGAGTTTCCTTTCTCAGCTCCATTCAATTACTCAAGGTGCAATTCCCAAAAGGCAAACCATAAGAAAAGAAACCCCTCTGAATAACATCCTGGTTCCTTGTTTAACATGGGTAAAAAacaaagatgtaaaaaaaataattaaaaaaaaaaaaaatcaaaccaagaAACACATGACAAAAAGGTCTCTTTCTATAAGACCTGCCTTTGCCTCTCTGCTTTTATTGCTCTGGAACTCTTATCAGCTAAACTTGAATTTTTACAGTAACAGGACCAGTGTTAGCAATGCAGGTAAGAAGCCCAATCAAGGGACAGATCAACAACACTAAAACATGGTAATTTCTTCCCATTCAAATATACCAAGTAAACCATATGTTTTGGACAGCCACAGTTACTCTGCAGGAAATGCTACAGCTAACTTAACCTTCTTGTTGAAAACAAAAAGGTACAGAATTGGGAAACAGAATTCATAACTTGATTCAAATGAAAATAGTATCTATTAAAGATCTCCTTAGAATTACCAAATGCTgttcctgtttattttcatttctacaTTTGTCAATGCAATTAAGCCAATTCCAATAAAGCAATATACAAAACTTTCCACCTATATCCCAAATGGGCTACAGGACATTTAAACttatgttaaagaaaaaggtCTTTTAAGAAAGATTTTACCTCCAGCCTAAACATTGACCAGAAGCATTTACAGACCCAGGATAATAAAAACTTAGAGTAAATAGTATTTCTCAGCACAGTTAGTATAATGCTTCTATTGTTCCTTTTGGGTTTGAAGCCTTTTAGCCTTAATtatttaagaaattttaaaagttctcaTGTAGGATCTGTtgcatataaaaaaatatttataaggGATGTTTAACAAAAGGAGACCTAGCTACAAGACATCTGGCTTTAATTCTTTGGTTAAAGACCTTTAGTAGTAACAACAGGTCAAGTATAAGAACCCTTGAGGGAGAGAGGAAGTCATGAATGAATTAGTGGCCCTTATAAAAGCTCGCCAACATCTGCATTAATTATGTAATACACAGGGTTTTCAGTCTCTGTAGGAATATCTGGATGCAGGATCTAATGGATATTTGTGATCTTGAATAAATTCTTTTTATCTGTGTATCTgtcacactttttttctttcagatatcTGCTGCCCACATTCCTGCTCCACTGTTGCTCCTGTGGAAAGAGGCCTGATACACCTggaaaaacatatatttttaattcagaaatttaaaatgtggCAGCTATTAtgcttttactttctttttccttcttttttcctttctatttttgttttgaacatgGGCTTAAAATGTGAATTATTCCCTGATTGTGCAAAATTCACCCCTACCTTTTTGTTTGAAACCTGAAAcaaaatttgacaaaaaattATTCACAAAATGCCAAGCCAAGGTGGAatgtacatacacacataaGAATACATAAAATGCtactttttcaatttaaaagtAGGACAGCACTTGAGCAGTCTCAGAGAAGTTAGCATGAGGCTCACTTGCTGCTTCTCTCCTTTTGaagacagcaaaacaaaatgctgtGTTCATTCATCAGAATGTAACAGATTTTGGAGAAGTTTTTAAGGCATTCTAATCTAAAACCTGGGATCTCCTGTAAAAGTAATCTTTTCAGACACaccttccttccccctccccacccccgacaagggagaagaggagataGTTTGCTGGCAAAAGTTCAAACAGGGGACTTCCAGATATTCAGTTTCTCGGATGCCAGTGTATATCTTAAAGGAAGGTTTTGACCTCCCAGGTCACAAACATAAAAATCCCAAGACATCACATTTAGCTGTGATGCTGACTAGAAAGGGTCAAGCAGAGAGAAATGCACTGTATCTCTCAGTACTCAAAGCGTTAACATACCACAGAGGCATATGCAAGCAGGCAGACcccatcccctctcctgcccctgcaggaaaaggggcagggaagtttatattttaatttcctgaagTTTCACTCAGTGTGTTTCACTGCCTGTGTAAGCCAGATGTGTGGTGCCCGAAGATTTACCTCATCCACTCAGTATATCTCAAGAGAAGTTTAAAACATACTGAGCTGCAAATTGCCCATGTTAACTAAACCTCTAGGATGCATCTGTGTGGAAGAAGTAAATATTGAGTTATAAACCAACAAgacagataaagaaaaatggaacaaaagCAGGTTAAAAGCAAAGTCTCCTCTTACCATATGAAGATGACCCAAGACACAGTTGTCCCaaatcaaagaagaaaatcaaaagtaCGTGGAAGTAAATTTCTTAGTATCATGAAACATAGTTATAACCACAGCACAGTGCACACAGACCAGGAGATTTGGCACCAAGACTTAATAAACAAAACTCACTCTTCTTCAGCAATTAGTCTTTCAATTAACCTTGACACTGGCCTTTTCTGGCATTATTTGgctgaaaattatttgtctCCTCTCCTCTGGTTGCATGGGATCACACCATAGGGGCCCCAGTGGGAACACTGGGATGAACAGCCCACGGGAAGCTTTCTTATGTTTTGTGCCTGATTCACCTTGCTTCTGCCCCACCTCTGCATCACACCTTAAAGAACAGGGTGAGGATTCGGATCCACAGCGGCTTGACCATTGGATGTCCTTGGGAGAGCAGCCCACAACTACCTGCCCCTCCTGGGGCAGAGACAGGAGTGGAGAACATACTGTCTGCCTGGAGCAGAAGGTGAGAGGGGATCTCTGGATCCTGCCAGCTCCGTGCTGAGTGACAGATCACCTGGTGAGGGCTGTGAATGGAGTGATGCTTGCTGAGggcaaaaaaaacaacaaaaagttttaaaatagcatGGATTGATCCTGCCTAAACAAAGCCTTTATTAGCACAAGGTGCCTGAGTGGAAGATGATGCCTTTACAAACCCCACTGCAATCTCAGAGTTTGGAAAGTTCCTTAATGCACGAAACTAAAAAAGGCAGGCCACCATCTCCCCACCCCCAGTACCCGTGGGTGCATCTATCTCTTGTTGAGAGAAACAGAGCAGAACATTCTTTGTATGCTAAGGTTCTGACTTTTGCAGCACTTTTCAAACTTgcaagccagaaaaaaagagtCCATATCCAGGAAATctcttaaaaatatcttaacCCTAAACTCTCCAAACACACTCTGCTCCTCTCTTTTTTGCTGAATTCACCTCCACATGCTGCTGTTCTCTTATCCAGAACGCAGAGGAGATGAAAAGCAATTCATTTTTCTAATACTGGTGTGGTAAACTAAGACTACAAAACTGTAATAACGGTCTTGTATCTCTACATTTAGTGCAGCAGTGAATAGAAATCAGTACCACTGCTTCCAGCTTAGGTAAATACCTTAAGTTTACCAACATACGAGGAGTCAATCTGAAAAATTTTAGGGATCTACCAACTTTAAAATCCTCAAAGAAGggtataaatttaaaatatctttaaaataaggATAAGCAAGCAAGTATAGGCATAATTGAATCAATATGTAAAGACTTAATCAACCCACAACTGCTAAACATGGGGTTTACAAAAGTAAAGTTGtaacagatgagaaaaaaaattcaatttgcAAAAACAGTTGCCCATTACCTAATGAAAAACATAGACTACCTTTCAAGTTGCAgaacatgaaagaaaagctttaaaataaagtggAAAAGATGTGTTTCCTTTAAAGATAAAagtagaagtaaaaaaaaaaatcatgaactCACAAGACAAAGGTCCTAATCCATTATAGTCTTATGCACAGACATATTTTTCATCTGCACAATGAATGTATAAAGCCCTATCACCAACACAGAATGGCTCCTCCTCTTCAGAACTGCATTTCCCAAAGTAACCATGCAACAGACTTAAGGATAAACCTGTGTAATAAGATGGGGTGGTTCTGTCAGAGCAGGTTACTTCATTTCACTAGATTCATTTTGCCCTTCATAAAGctgacaggacaggaggaaatTAGTATCTCTGCAAGGGGATCCCTTTAATGCTATTAAGACATCCTAAAACATAAACTTACTTCAGGATCATGTGGCAACAGTTAGCGCATCCAAAAATTTTTAGGATGTTTTTGCAGACTCTATTACTACAGAATCGCAGAGCTGACAAATATCCCAATGACTGGAAATTGAACTGAGAATTTCTCTGTATCCTACAGTTTAtacctggaaaagcagctcaaCATATCTAGGCAGTCGTTGTATTAAAGAGACTCATATACCAGCAAGAGTGTGAAAAGAGACAGTTTTACTCTAGGAAGGCATAATTCACAAGTGACACAGATCCCATTGATTAACTACGATTATGACCTTCACAGCTTGGCTATAAAACCAGGGAGGTTGTTGACCTTCCAAAATTCTGCAATCAAAATagaatttaagaaattaaaagccAGAAGAactggggggagaaaaagaaaaaaaaaaaaaaaaaaaaaaaaggacagagtggCATCATCCGCCCAGAACATAGCCAACAATTCACACACTATTGTATTGTTGCTCCTTTTCCACAGATCCAGCATTTTCATATAAGCTGTGTCCCTCACAAGGACTACATAAATGTTCACAGGAAATTTTTCCAGTAGAGGAAGAAATGGAGACTGCCTGAATCAGGGCTTAGTTCTGTATCATCACATCCTCACTTACATTCCTAGAATGGCTTATATATATTGATTACTAAGGATTTATCTTTTCTTTGCCACCTCATCActgccttcccagctcctctcaaAGGGAGATCCCCATCGTAATGTGCAGATATTGCAAAACTAAAGTAATTGGCAGTGGCACAGGTGGAGCATATTGAGCCCAAACTGGGTGCTTAAGCCCCACGTACAGAAAGGGCTCCTGCAAAGCCCTTAAAACTTCTCTTCCTTTTATGACAACCTGAGCTTCACAAATACTAGCTGAACACAGGCACAGGCTCAACACTTTGTGGCTTTGTGGGAGACACAGAAAACAATTATATTCCATCATCTCATTTAGTGACTGAAATATTCCAACTCTTATGCCTTCAGAAAATGTCTTTGCCATGATGCAGATTGGGCTGCTCCAATATCTTGCTCAGTTCACCCCCAGTTGCCCACCTGCCTTATCCTCAACCTGAACTTCACAGACAGACATCCAAACTGCATGCTGCTGTGAGGATGAGTGCAGCGCAGAACAGCCCTTTGTCAAATACCCCCACCTTGGGAGGGGTTTTCTGGGGAGAGGTGCAGCACAGAAAGTCCTATCAATGCACTTCAGAAGCCAGAGTGGAAGCAGtcagagtgggaaaaaaatctgcacctATAACCTCCCAAATGAATTTTATACATAATGATTTACAACATGCATCCTTTAGGCCCAGTTAGTAAACCAAGATGTGAGTTGATTGTTGGCTACAGAAGCTCAAAGACTGCAATTTTATGCTGAAAAAAACATTGTGGGCTACACTAGGGCTGCTTCCACCTCCAGGCACCCTCACCAAGCAAACCAGCAAAGCGAGCACTTAGGAGAGTTTAGCCTACAAGCAAAAATGCTTATGTCAATGAGCATAGCGAGTTTCATTTTGGAACTGGAAATAGTTTTACCGATGGAAATAAGAAGACTATTCTTATtgcacagactttttttttcattaaatatatattaggCAATTggagtttctttctttttctttgatatattgaaatatttgtGAAGTATATAAACAGAATATAGAAAAATCTTTGTCTCAGTGTTTTAGAAACAATGGGGTCTCTATAATTAACTTGTTCACACATTACTGAGCAGTCACCTTTAAGGCAGTATTGgtctacttaaaaaaaaaaaaaatggagatgtATTTTAACCTCCAGTAATCTCATctagtaaaataatttttttaaaaagtgtaaagATATTTTTAGTTTTCCCTATGATGTATGTAACTGGATGGATATACTTCTAATCAcaaattgttttttccagattcaccatttccttttgttctcttGTTTGCTGAATCTACCACAACCAGAGGCCTGTTTTGGTAACAAGGCTAATTTGTTTATTCAGTTCAAGGgggacaaaaaaatccacacactTGCTGACTGCAGAAACTTGGGCACCAAATCCAAAATGCAAATTGTGTTGCACTTCACTGGGGAAAGGGGTGACAACAGCTATGTCAGCCCACAGCAGCCTGTTCTCAAGCATATTAAGAGAAGGATAACCATTCTGTGGCAATGATAGTTTAAATCTCTTCCACTCCAATTCAAACAAAACGAGGAGAAAACAGAGATGTATTCAGTGGCACAGAGTGAGAGAAGTGGTTTTTGGCTCTGGCCATGAAAGGCTATTCTAATGGAAACTGCTCTGGATTTCTCTTTGGAACAGCTGCAAGGCAGTTATTTAAATGTACTCATTTGCTTCTAGTATTTGGCTGGTAAGATCCACTCctggaaaaagcaaagagagaatgatggatttttgttgttttcttgttttaagcATTTCTGATGCACTGTTGGAAGTCCCTGGTTCATTAAGTAACTGGAGCTCAAATCATTacttcttcagagcttttacAACAGAATTCATCTCATGCCATCACAAAGAGAGAAAGCACTTATCACTTCAGAGAATACTTTCATCAGTATGGGTCACCACTTGtgatgtttcttcttttttgcaAACAGCAAAGCCCTCTGGGATGCTAAATGCCTCTTACAGAATTATTTAACTTCGTTTAGTGCATTACCAGACTAGTCAGGTTTCTATTAAATCATTTTACTTATCCAAATTTGAGGTAGGAAGTCACAACATGTATACAAAATATCtccaaattaaaaaccaaaaagatctgttatgttttatttctctctccttaAGAACAGAAAAGCTTGTGATTCAGAAATCACAACTAGATTGTGATTTGTTGtgattaatttgaaattttttttgcgTTACAATGAAGTCCCATGGCAAGAAGCTCAAAGCCTATTTGGGAATTTTTTCGTTTCATTGACTTCTTTGACTTCATTCACTTCATGTTGTGAATGCTGTCCCCTAACTATTCTCTACTTCAGATCACAGGTATGGACGGGTAAACTACCTTGAAACTTTACTTATCCTTCACTTTCACACATGACCAGGATGTCTGCGCTCTTAATCACCACTTCTTGTGTCTGGTAACAAGATACTGcggatggaaaagggaagatttGAATAAAGTAATGTGTAGAGAAGGTATGAAGAAACATGACTGTGGCAAATGTGTTGCTTCAATAGAGGGTTGTAGAGAAGCACCAGAAGCAGATCCTACGCTGACACACTAGCTGTAAGAATATTTAAGACAGTATTAGCAATTTCACATCTGGTACCTAGAGGTGAGtttcaaatactttttcaaAATGTGAGCATTTTGCTACCTAAGAGTATAAATATTGGGAAAATGTCATTTGCCACTAAATTAACATGAACTTCTCTTATTGTGGTGCCACAATGAGAAGCTTGTAAGATTGAAGTCCAAGCAAAAACCTATCAAAAGGAGCTCTGGCTTAAAAAAAGGTCTTCTTGAGGTCTCTGAGAGCCTCTCCCAGGAGAAATAAGCTTGTTTGCCTGGTGCAGCTAAAGGACTGATGATAAGTAGAGGAGTATTTATTACTGCAATGTACAAACATGTgtgcatatacatatataggTATACAAAAGAGATAGTATTTACTTCTGAGTATAAATTGACCTAATATAAAGGAAGCCAACTATGCTGGCAATGCCAAAGGAAAGTTTAAAgacaaggatttaaaaaaaaaaaacaaacattaaagtAAAGTagcaaaacttttctttttgcaacTAAGATGCCATCTAGCTCATGCAAAAGGCATGCAAGGTTATTtccaagtttttaaaaaaattcttcttctaAAACACTAGCCTCTAAATTACTTCTGCAGCACACCTTGGCATCTCCTCAATTTCAAAAGCCAAAATAAT
Protein-coding sequences here:
- the LPAR1 gene encoding lysophosphatidic acid receptor 1 gives rise to the protein MDIPTDLVPSSMMSQPEVVESTAMSEPQCYYNETIAFFYNRSGKYLATEWNTVSKLVMGLGITVCIFIMLANLLVMVAIYVNRRFHFPIYYLMANLAAADFFAGLAYFYLMFNTGPNTRRLTVSTWLLRQGLIDTSLTASVANLLAIAIERHITVFRMQLHTRMSNRRVVVVIVVIWTMAIVMGAIPSVGWNCICDITHCSNMAPLYSDSYLVFWAIFNLVTFVVMVVLYAHIFGYVRQRTMRMSRHSSGPRRNRDTMMSLLKTVVIVLGAFIICWTPGLVLLLLDVCCPQCNVLAYEKFFLLLAEFNSAMNPIIYSYRDKEMSATFKQILCCQRSESTNGPTEGSDRSASSLNHTILAGVHSNDHSVV